In Euphorbia lathyris chromosome 10, ddEupLath1.1, whole genome shotgun sequence, a single genomic region encodes these proteins:
- the LOC136209158 gene encoding uncharacterized protein isoform X14 translates to MKMKLLLCVAAQLFMFKFVFKVSIFCVFCRKRADYLASKKEIMDASGVELVLIGPGSVDQVHAKDDSQLQNSVLWK, encoded by the exons ATGAAAATGAAGCTGCTTCTCTGTGTTGCTGCCCAATTGTTCATGTTTAAGTTTGTGTTCAAAGTGTCCATATT TTGTGTCTTCTGCAGGAAACGCGCTGATTATCTTGCTTCTAAGAAG GAGATCATGGATGCATCAGGAGTGGAACTTGTTTTGATTGGTCCTGGAAGCGTTGACCAG GTCCATGCCAAAGACGATAGTCAATTACAAAATTCAGTCCTTTGGAAATGA
- the LOC136209158 gene encoding uncharacterized protein isoform X12: MVIFTWSVTLELLFNGIPISDIVKLLLHLPGILVVSSAGNALIILLLRRLNDMIRVLVYMEIMDASGVELVLIGPGSVDQVK; this comes from the exons ATGGTGAtattcacttggtcagtcactCTTGAACTCCTATTTAATGGAATCCCAATTTCTGATATCGTGAAGCTGTTATTGCATTTGCCTGGCATTTTGG TTGTGTCTTCTGCAGGAAACGCGCTGATTATCTTGCTTCTAAGAAGGTTAAATGACATGATCCGAGTACTGGTTTACATG GAGATCATGGATGCATCAGGAGTGGAACTTGTTTTGATTGGTCCTGGAAGCGTTGACCAG
- the LOC136209158 gene encoding thioredoxin-like protein AAED1, chloroplastic isoform X11, whose translation MVIFTWSVTLELLFNGIPISDIVKLLLHLPGILVVSSAGNALIILLLRRLNDMIREIMDASGVELVLIGPGSVDQVHAKDDSQLQNSVLWK comes from the exons ATGGTGAtattcacttggtcagtcactCTTGAACTCCTATTTAATGGAATCCCAATTTCTGATATCGTGAAGCTGTTATTGCATTTGCCTGGCATTTTGG TTGTGTCTTCTGCAGGAAACGCGCTGATTATCTTGCTTCTAAGAAGGTTAAATGACATGATCCGA GAGATCATGGATGCATCAGGAGTGGAACTTGTTTTGATTGGTCCTGGAAGCGTTGACCAG GTCCATGCCAAAGACGATAGTCAATTACAAAATTCAGTCCTTTGGAAATGA
- the LOC136209158 gene encoding uncharacterized protein isoform X10, producing MVIFTWSVTLELLFNGIPISDIVKLLLHLPGILVVSSAGNALIILLLRRLNDMIRVLVYMEIMDASGVELVLIGPGSVDQVHAKDDSQLQNSVLWK from the exons ATGGTGAtattcacttggtcagtcactCTTGAACTCCTATTTAATGGAATCCCAATTTCTGATATCGTGAAGCTGTTATTGCATTTGCCTGGCATTTTGG TTGTGTCTTCTGCAGGAAACGCGCTGATTATCTTGCTTCTAAGAAGGTTAAATGACATGATCCGAGTACTGGTTTACATG GAGATCATGGATGCATCAGGAGTGGAACTTGTTTTGATTGGTCCTGGAAGCGTTGACCAG GTCCATGCCAAAGACGATAGTCAATTACAAAATTCAGTCCTTTGGAAATGA
- the LOC136209158 gene encoding thioredoxin-like protein AAED1, chloroplastic isoform X13 → MVIFTWSVTLELLFNGIPISDIVKLLLHLPGILVVSSAGNALIILLLRRLNDMIREIMDASGVELVLIGPGSVDQVK, encoded by the exons ATGGTGAtattcacttggtcagtcactCTTGAACTCCTATTTAATGGAATCCCAATTTCTGATATCGTGAAGCTGTTATTGCATTTGCCTGGCATTTTGG TTGTGTCTTCTGCAGGAAACGCGCTGATTATCTTGCTTCTAAGAAGGTTAAATGACATGATCCGA GAGATCATGGATGCATCAGGAGTGGAACTTGTTTTGATTGGTCCTGGAAGCGTTGACCAG
- the LOC136209158 gene encoding uncharacterized protein isoform X8, with protein sequence MVIFTWSVTLELLFNGIPISDIVKLLLHLPGILVVSSAGNALIILLLRRLNDMIRVLVYMEIMDASGVELVLIGPGSVDQVLGLMSACVNAIGLKILQRTFLVCS encoded by the exons ATGGTGAtattcacttggtcagtcactCTTGAACTCCTATTTAATGGAATCCCAATTTCTGATATCGTGAAGCTGTTATTGCATTTGCCTGGCATTTTGG TTGTGTCTTCTGCAGGAAACGCGCTGATTATCTTGCTTCTAAGAAGGTTAAATGACATGATCCGAGTACTGGTTTACATG GAGATCATGGATGCATCAGGAGTGGAACTTGTTTTGATTGGTCCTGGAAGCGTTGACCAG GTGTTGGGCTTGATGAGTGCATGTGTGAACGCGATTGGCTTGAAGATACTCCAAAGAACTTTTTTAGTATGTTCTTGA
- the LOC136209158 gene encoding thioredoxin-like protein AAED1, chloroplastic isoform X9 codes for MVIFTWSVTLELLFNGIPISDIVKLLLHLPGILVVSSAGNALIILLLRRLNDMIREIMDASGVELVLIGPGSVDQVLGLMSACVNAIGLKILQRTFLVCS; via the exons ATGGTGAtattcacttggtcagtcactCTTGAACTCCTATTTAATGGAATCCCAATTTCTGATATCGTGAAGCTGTTATTGCATTTGCCTGGCATTTTGG TTGTGTCTTCTGCAGGAAACGCGCTGATTATCTTGCTTCTAAGAAGGTTAAATGACATGATCCGA GAGATCATGGATGCATCAGGAGTGGAACTTGTTTTGATTGGTCCTGGAAGCGTTGACCAG GTGTTGGGCTTGATGAGTGCATGTGTGAACGCGATTGGCTTGAAGATACTCCAAAGAACTTTTTTAGTATGTTCTTGA